The Blastopirellula sediminis sequence GTCCGCTGATCGGCGTGATCTCTTGACGGTGCTCTTCCAGCGATTTGAGCGGTCCGCTCAGTTCGTAGTCGGTCCCGGCCTTTTCAATCTGCCACGTGAGCGTGTTCACACCGTTCGGGATGTAAATGAAGACCGACCGTTTCGGCTTGGCGAGCGCCGGTTCGTCTTTGACGTTTTCGGCCGCGACCATCTTGCCGGGATCCATGCAGTTCATCAGCGGCAACGCCAACGTTGCGCCGATCCCGCGCAGAACGTGACGTCGGTTGATTCTCCACCGATTGAAATTGAAGTGGCTCATGGTTCACCGTTTCTGAAATAGGTCGGAAAGTACCAGCGCTTCCACCAGATCACGCACGCGGTAATCGGCATCCTTGCTGCGAGTTGCGATCGCTTCTAAATCGGCCCGATCGTCGACCGTCATGGTTCGACGCAAGGCGTAGGTCGCCAGCTTGTTGACGACGGTCCGATTGAACGGATCCATGTCGGCCAGCAGCAACTGTTTGAATTCATGCGGCGTCGAGAACGCGCGGCCGTCCGGCAACGTCCCGCTCGCGTCGACCGGAGGATTGGCGCCGGTTCCTTGCGCGACGACTTCCTCTTCGCGCCAACGGCCGATCGCATCGAAGTTGTCGAAGGCCAGGCCGAGCGGGTCAATCTTACGATGGCATGCTGCGCAGTTCGGGTCATGCTTGTGCGCTTCGAGCTTCATCCGAATCGTCGCCTTCGGCGAATCGACCGGATTCGGTTCAATCGGATTGACGTTCGCCGGGGGCGGAGGAGGCGATTTGCCGAAGACCGACTGCAACACCCAGACGCCGCGATGGACCGGGCGATGACGCGTTCCGTCGGAGGTGAGCGACAACACCGCCGCTTGCGTCAGTAGGCCGCCTCGTTGATCTTCCGGCGGCAGCGAAACTCGTTGGTATTCGTCCGCTTCGATTCCTTCTATTCCGTAATGCATCGCCAGACGCGGATTGACCATCGTCCAGTCGGAATCGATGAACTCATGGAGCGTCAGGTTCTTGTCGAGCACTTCCTGGAAGAACGCGTACGTTTCTCCTTCCATGCTTCGTTCAAGATGCGGATCGTAGTCGGGGTAAAGTTCTTTGTTCGGCGGGAACATTCCGAGCTTGTGCAGTTGCAACCATTGCCGCGGGAAGTCGTGACTGAACTTCTCGGCTCGCTCGTCGGCGATCATCCGCTCGAACTGTTGTTTCAGAACGTCCGGTTCGCGCAGCTTCCCTTCGCGAGCCAACGCAAAGAGTTCGTCGTCCGGCATCGTGCTCCAGAGCAAGTAGGAGAGCCGCGACGCGATTTCATAGTCGTTCAATTGGGCCTGCGGTTTATCGAGATTCCCTTCGACGACGAACAGGAAGTTCTTCGAGCAAAGGATCGCCAGCATCCCGGTCTTCATCGCCTGGCGCAAATCTGCGCCTGCCGCGATTTCGCTTTCGACGATCTGGTAGTAGCGTTCGACTTCGGCCGTTTCGGCAGGTCGGCGGAACGCCGCTTCGCAGAGTCGTGCGACGCAGGCCTTCGCTTGTTCCATGTTTCCGTCTTCGTCCGGCATAAAGCGAGCCCGTTTGGCGACGAGCGCGTCCGGCTCCAGCGGTCCTTCCCACTCGATCCAGTCGATGATCAGGAAGGGATAGAGGGGCAAGCCTTCTTCATCAGTCAGCTTGATCTGCCACGGAATGCGGCCATCCTGCAAACTGAAGAAGGGGCGAGAGCCGCTACGTCCCGATCGCGGCAAGTTCGACGGGCCAGGGACGTCGTTGGTCACCTTGAACGTATGCCCGCCGGCCGGCAAATCGGCCAGAAACTCGACGACGACCGGCTGCTCTTCCGGCGCCAGAATATCTTGCTCAAACAACAAGCGATCAATCTTGTCGGCGTAGAAGGTCAAGTGCGGGGCGCGACCACCTTTCGGCTTCATTCCGCTGACCTGAATGCGGACTTTGAACAAGCCGCCGTTCTTCAGCATGTCTCCCT is a genomic window containing:
- a CDS encoding DUF1592 domain-containing protein, translating into MPRLTQQFVFALILWGCANAQFTYAESPNHAPFGEAIEPYLIKNCVRCHGAELQEGDFRVDTLSKDVGDGPSVNRWLEVIEKINNGEMPPEDEPELPTAQQNAEIVEWLATRIEEGRTARLAQKQPVSFHRLTRDEYANTVDDLFGVQFGVSDPSGLNEEPEWHGFERIGSVLSLSASHIEKYYSAAERILEEAYPTRPVQTQVVRKNALKLRGGPSGEVVKELEASGLVDKVRVDMWPGHEIQGGRPGPEGDMLKNGGLFKVRIQVSGMKPKGGRAPHLTFYADKIDRLLFEQDILAPEEQPVVVEFLADLPAGGHTFKVTNDVPGPSNLPRSGRSGSRPFFSLQDGRIPWQIKLTDEEGLPLYPFLIIDWIEWEGPLEPDALVAKRARFMPDEDGNMEQAKACVARLCEAAFRRPAETAEVERYYQIVESEIAAGADLRQAMKTGMLAILCSKNFLFVVEGNLDKPQAQLNDYEIASRLSYLLWSTMPDDELFALAREGKLREPDVLKQQFERMIADERAEKFSHDFPRQWLQLHKLGMFPPNKELYPDYDPHLERSMEGETYAFFQEVLDKNLTLHEFIDSDWTMVNPRLAMHYGIEGIEADEYQRVSLPPEDQRGGLLTQAAVLSLTSDGTRHRPVHRGVWVLQSVFGKSPPPPPANVNPIEPNPVDSPKATIRMKLEAHKHDPNCAACHRKIDPLGLAFDNFDAIGRWREEEVVAQGTGANPPVDASGTLPDGRAFSTPHEFKQLLLADMDPFNRTVVNKLATYALRRTMTVDDRADLEAIATRSKDADYRVRDLVEALVLSDLFQKR